One Fibrobacter sp. UWR2 DNA segment encodes these proteins:
- a CDS encoding transglycosylase domain-containing protein, with protein MAQAKRKQKKSGSVIVKLFKIVAAFALVGLICCIPAYIFVFKILPERDPDNQFNRDTILQVLSGETRVYYNDGNSLLGAFFDANHRIYVPYGDIPLNIINALVAAEDASYWNHNGFSLHGFIRAMAANIKSGHMRQGGSTLTQQTAKNVLGREERSIKAKWKELINALRLEKHFSKEDILEFYLNQFHVSGTGKGVAIAAQYFFDKDLKDLSLAECAFIAGSVKGPFNYDPFIQRTEERKEKALQRGEERLRYVLGRMLDEGYIDAEQMKEALAEPLHFKHGNFRFSVSTTLERIDEKLSSDFYQKLFEEKDISDWRKAQLEIVTTLDARSQDAAKRALQTNISNLQMQLGGFVLPKAKYANKAVSARKGDYLYGAVDTVLHNEKGELKALRLSFGQLKGEVGEQSLKEFGKQIGKDPAAVLGNQMKKGAILLVSILDEKKVNGFAPCKIETEPVLQGGLVAIRNGMVVASQGGFHNTDFDRSFKALRQLGSSWKPILYALALKHKWNYMNVLENDFNVFQHVNQFYYPRPDHKNKGDLVSIAWAATRSENIASIWLLDHLLDKLSPEEFNSVAQENGFARNSDEDSKAYFERLRDKFGLTMKESVKREIEFTKAQYALAAQYEAEEKYERAIDVLDLRVGTYNDVALKQAKKDEKIRAFIGHNFKDYSDILHKREIQELDPDLSESLPPIDSVKLFRNFTLGDVKRLTVMMKQVDPETDYLDEASLRYWPDFRRSLSMAEYARFAHEIGINQKLQKVFSMPLGVNEITLGEISTAYQTILSGKVYKCKDGEWNEPCFIKEIKKDGQTIFRNSVESKVILDSLITSQMGAMLRSVFVNGTARSQVNALTVESPDSQTKLRYPALGKTGTTNDYRNVAFMGAIPTYVAEKEGIALDSVVAIGSYVGFDNNKPLKSGRTRIAGASGGLPQWAAFAKEEIEILGTPDNIDFFDISMLAEGEVPLHLANERGQITVDPMSGFYIADASQGRPLPYIEAPGFVPPQVQEKAAETIAAEGIMTSMPMPMAGAAPAEAGSENAGSAQAVQPGEQNAQAGQAPTGSADAGNAQAAAVPQEGAATTAEPTSATTQPVVPVQTAPVAGPTAGTTQPAAVQPAQPAAPAAAPKAAAMPQDDDWDLPAGMDGGAFVPIEAE; from the coding sequence ATGGCACAGGCAAAAAGAAAACAGAAGAAATCAGGCTCCGTGATAGTCAAGCTTTTCAAAATCGTTGCGGCGTTCGCCCTCGTGGGGCTCATCTGCTGCATACCGGCATATATTTTCGTGTTCAAGATTCTCCCCGAGCGCGATCCGGATAACCAGTTCAACAGGGACACCATATTGCAGGTGCTCTCCGGCGAGACCCGCGTGTACTACAACGACGGCAACAGCCTGCTGGGCGCATTCTTCGATGCAAACCACCGCATCTACGTGCCCTACGGCGATATCCCGCTAAACATCATTAACGCGCTCGTCGCTGCAGAAGACGCAAGCTATTGGAACCATAACGGATTCAGCCTGCACGGGTTCATCCGTGCGATGGCGGCAAACATCAAGAGCGGCCACATGCGACAGGGCGGTTCCACCCTCACGCAGCAGACGGCAAAGAACGTGCTCGGCCGCGAAGAGCGGAGCATCAAGGCCAAGTGGAAGGAACTCATCAACGCACTGCGACTCGAGAAGCACTTCAGCAAGGAAGACATCCTGGAATTCTACCTGAACCAGTTCCACGTATCGGGTACGGGCAAGGGCGTGGCCATCGCAGCCCAGTACTTCTTCGACAAGGATCTCAAGGACCTCTCGCTTGCCGAATGCGCATTCATCGCAGGCTCGGTCAAGGGCCCGTTCAACTACGACCCGTTCATCCAGCGCACCGAAGAACGCAAGGAAAAGGCGCTCCAGCGCGGCGAAGAAAGACTGCGCTACGTTCTCGGCCGCATGCTCGACGAAGGCTATATCGACGCAGAACAAATGAAAGAGGCGCTCGCCGAGCCGCTGCACTTCAAGCACGGCAACTTCCGCTTCAGTGTATCGACCACTCTCGAACGTATCGACGAGAAACTCTCCAGCGACTTCTACCAAAAACTCTTCGAAGAAAAAGATATCAGCGACTGGCGCAAGGCACAGCTCGAAATCGTGACGACACTCGACGCAAGGAGCCAGGACGCCGCCAAGCGCGCATTGCAGACAAACATCAGCAACCTGCAGATGCAGCTCGGCGGTTTCGTGCTCCCGAAGGCGAAGTATGCGAACAAGGCAGTAAGCGCACGCAAGGGCGACTACCTGTACGGCGCGGTCGATACCGTACTCCATAACGAGAAGGGCGAACTCAAAGCGCTGCGCCTGAGCTTCGGGCAGCTCAAGGGCGAAGTAGGCGAACAGTCGCTCAAGGAATTCGGCAAGCAGATTGGCAAGGATCCGGCAGCCGTCCTGGGCAACCAGATGAAGAAGGGCGCCATCCTTTTGGTGAGTATCCTCGACGAAAAGAAAGTGAACGGCTTTGCGCCGTGCAAAATCGAAACAGAACCGGTGCTGCAGGGCGGCCTTGTGGCCATCAGGAACGGCATGGTCGTCGCAAGCCAGGGCGGTTTCCACAATACGGACTTCGACCGCAGTTTCAAGGCGCTGCGCCAACTCGGCAGTAGCTGGAAGCCTATCCTCTACGCACTCGCGCTCAAGCACAAGTGGAACTACATGAACGTCCTCGAGAACGACTTCAACGTGTTCCAGCACGTGAACCAGTTCTACTACCCGCGCCCCGACCACAAGAACAAGGGCGACCTCGTGAGCATCGCGTGGGCGGCAACACGTTCCGAGAACATCGCAAGCATATGGCTCTTGGACCACCTGCTCGACAAACTCAGCCCCGAGGAATTCAATTCCGTCGCGCAAGAGAACGGATTCGCCCGCAACAGCGACGAAGACAGCAAGGCATATTTCGAGAGACTGCGCGACAAGTTCGGGCTCACCATGAAGGAAAGCGTGAAGCGCGAGATCGAGTTCACGAAGGCACAGTATGCTCTCGCCGCACAGTACGAGGCCGAAGAAAAATACGAGCGCGCGATAGACGTGCTGGACCTGCGCGTCGGCACCTACAACGATGTCGCACTAAAACAGGCCAAGAAAGACGAGAAAATAAGAGCGTTCATCGGGCACAACTTCAAGGACTATTCCGATATCCTCCACAAGCGCGAAATACAGGAACTCGACCCGGATCTTTCCGAATCGCTTCCGCCTATCGATTCTGTGAAACTCTTCAGGAACTTTACCCTGGGCGACGTGAAACGCCTCACCGTGATGATGAAGCAGGTAGATCCCGAGACCGACTATCTCGACGAAGCTTCCCTACGCTACTGGCCAGATTTCCGTCGCTCGCTTTCCATGGCGGAATACGCGCGGTTCGCACACGAAATCGGCATCAACCAGAAACTGCAGAAAGTGTTCAGCATGCCGCTCGGCGTGAACGAGATTACCCTGGGTGAAATCAGCACCGCCTACCAGACTATCCTCTCGGGCAAGGTATACAAGTGCAAAGACGGAGAATGGAACGAGCCGTGCTTCATCAAGGAAATCAAGAAGGACGGGCAGACGATTTTCAGGAACTCCGTAGAATCGAAAGTGATTCTTGATTCGCTCATTACTTCGCAAATGGGTGCGATGCTGCGCTCCGTATTCGTAAACGGTACCGCACGCAGCCAGGTGAATGCGCTCACGGTAGAAAGCCCCGACAGCCAGACAAAACTGCGCTACCCCGCACTCGGAAAAACTGGTACTACGAACGATTACAGGAACGTGGCGTTCATGGGCGCTATCCCGACGTATGTTGCCGAAAAAGAAGGCATCGCGCTCGATTCCGTAGTAGCTATCGGTAGCTACGTGGGCTTCGACAACAACAAGCCGCTCAAGTCGGGCAGGACCCGCATCGCAGGCGCCTCGGGCGGCCTTCCGCAATGGGCCGCATTCGCGAAGGAAGAAATCGAAATCCTCGGGACTCCGGACAACATAGACTTCTTCGACATCTCGATGCTCGCCGAAGGCGAAGTCCCGCTGCACCTCGCCAACGAACGCGGGCAGATTACCGTCGACCCGATGTCGGGCTTCTACATCGCCGACGCATCGCAAGGTAGACCGCTCCCGTATATCGAAGCGCCGGGATTCGTGCCCCCGCAGGTACAAGAAAAGGCCGCCGAAACGATTGCAGCAGAAGGCATCATGACAAGCATGCCCATGCCGATGGCAGGTGCCGCACCTGCCGAAGCGGGTAGCGAGAATGCGGGCTCCGCGCAGGCGGTACAGCCGGGCGAGCAGAACGCGCAGGCGGGCCAGGCGCCGACAGGCAGTGCAGACGCAGGCAACGCGCAGGCAGCCGCAGTTCCGCAAGAAGGCGCGGCGACTACCGCAGAACCCACGTCGGCAACAACGCAGCCTGTTGTGCCTGTGCAGACC